The DNA region TGGTATGGGATAGGGTATGCGGATGGGGTGAGTAAGTCCTCATACCTACTATCTAACCACTTTCCTATTCCCATGCCTTGTAAGACTTGTCATACCCATCCTTACTTCTTATACCCATCCCCTTCCAAATTATTACCCTTACCTTCCCAAATTGGGGACGCAGTGCAAAACCAATGAAATTTTACGTCCCTGACGCCTATCATCCTTACTTTCAAGGCGTGTCtaccttattttttttgttccaAAGAAACCTACCTGGTTTTGCTGTCCTTAACTGAAAGaacatttttttgtttgatttcagATATATGGCTCCTGAGTATGCTACAACTGGTAAATTAACTGAGAAATCAGATGTGTACTCTTTTGGAGTTGTCCTTCTAGAGCTTATAACTGGACGTAAGCCTGTGGATGAATCTCAGCCTTTGGGAGATGAAAGTCTAGTTGAATGGGTATGTTCTATACTTGTCATATTTGCAAACTTAAATCGTGAAATATATTTAAGATGTGGGTATTTAGGTGATTTCTTTGATTTCAATACAACAATTTCATATGAGGATGATTACTTAATCTCTTAGTAAGTACTAATTAGTAAACATTCTTATTTCTCAATGAAGAAATTCAATGATCACCTTTTTCTGGACAATGTCATGCTTTTAATATTTCTAGGACATTGTGATTGGATATTATGTCTCACACGCTATTTGTCAAATATTTTACTGTTTAGGCGCGACCTTTGCTTAATCATGTGCTTGAATCTGGAGAATTTGAGAGACTGGTAGATCCTCGTCTTGAAACGAATTATATCGAGAGTGAGATGTTTCGAATGATTGAGGCAGCTGCAGCTTGTGTGAGGCATTCAGCTGTAAGAAGACCAAGAATGGGACTGGTACGTAATTGACTGTCGATTGATTGTTTCTGCTAATTATGGAGGGATTAGCAATTATTCTGATTAAGCTTGTGTTTCTTTGCAGGTTGTTAGAGCTCTTAACATGTCCGACTCTGGAGATCTGTCAAATGGATTAAGGGTCGGTGAGAGTCAGATCTATGATTCTGCACAGCAGTCTGCTGAAATTAGATGGTTTAGGAGAATGGCATTTGGTAGTCAAGATATTAGTACTGATTATTCCAGTAATCCCAGCCGGAATCTTGGCTTTTCTGGTTCAAGCAGGCAGAATGTTGATTTTCCAATTAGGCAAGAACATAACCGAAATTCGCAGAATGTGGGATTTTCGAACCAAAGCAGGGACCGTCTGGGTGGAATATCATTCAGCCCAACACAATCAGAGCAATAGGGATTCGAATTTTCACTGGGAGGCTAGTTAGAACCAATGATCACCCAAAAGCAAAGATGAATGCATCTCTAGGTAATTGAAGTCAATTAAGATTGTCGTGAGCCCGAGTGACAGAAGGTATTCGAGTTCTGGTTTGAGATCCGGTTTGACATCCTTCGGGTGGAATTAGGCTCTAATAACGATGCTCTACTGTATACCTTAATCATGTAGCTATGCTCTTGGCTGCATtttttgcacataaattttGCATTTCCTCCATTCTTTAATATGTAAATTATATAAGTGTATTGATTTTACTTGGCTAATTTTTAAGATGTGTTTGGTCCTGTCTTTTTGATGTTCTCTTTAATGAATTCCCCTTCCATGATCTAATCTCTAATTATATGTATTGGGTCGCAAAATCAACTATAACACGATCAGTGAGTAAATCAGCAGTTCATTATTTATAATCAAAAAACAAGGCCATAGGCTAATATTTGACGGGACGATTATTACATCATCATGTCTGTTACTGTAGTTTTGCACTATGatacatatttatatgttttttttattacaaatatCTCATATGCACATGTTTCTCAAATCCATAATTATTCAAAGTTAAAGACTCTAAATTGAAATAACCTAAGGCTAAACTTATTATTGTGAATGATAGTATATTTTCGGGCAAACATGAGGTTCATCCACTCTATAAGTTAAGGAGATACCATCGTAAAATTATATGACCATGGAAGGAAGGGCTCtaatgacttataaagtgtgcacatctACTTTAATTCATCGATGTGGTATAAATTATTCCAACACGGGTGGAGTAATTTTTACCTTTTAGGGGTCGTTTGAATTGAGAGTAAATCTTTAAGGtagtaaaaaaagtcaaactaatataACAAAAGTAATTAGAGATGGAAATGAagttattgaaataattgtgataGAGCTAAAATaggaataaattaaaatagatgAATAGAAAAAGTGTTTGATTTCACTCTTTAGAGGTAAAGAATTCCTACATCTTTCCCtagggtaaatttataccctaaaataaaggaatttattgttattttctctatttttcattaccttttaatttattttttacctctctaacaatcaaattctTTTAATAGATCTACTTAACTAACTTTAAATTCTTGACTTTTATCGCCTTTAAACATTTGCTCTCGATCCGACAGACCACCTAAGAGAACATATTGTCTATTTGCTTGCTTCACACTTCCGCATTcccaaatcaaacaataaccAGAAAGGAAGGAATAAACAACTTCTAGTTATTCTTCTTATAATTAgcttccttaatttctttcaagTTTCTTAGATCCCCAAAAAAACCATCTATGGAGGACTGCAACACCCTTGTTTCAGACTGCATAATCATCTCTTGCTGCTGTCAATGTCTGATCCTACAATTCGTGCTCTTCGTGTTCGTTCAACTCCCTCGTAAACTCGCTAAAAAGACTAAACAATACGCCAAACGGAAACTTAATCGAAACAGGAAAAACAAGACGGAATTAAATGTAGATCAGATCAAACCAAGAAGAGTTGATCATGATGAAGATTTTGTGTTAATGAATGAAATTCATGATTGGGGAAGCTGTAATCAAGAGATTGAGAGGGTTTTAATGGAGTTGTCTTTAAATGGAGAGTTTGCTTTTGGTAGTTTTTGGGGAAGAAATTCTCAActtcaaaatatcaaatattattcCGAAAATTGTAAATGTAAATGTAATTGTAGTGGGAGTTTGACAATACAAAATCATTTGCAACAATTTGGTAGTCACGTTGTAGACTTTTATTTCATTAAAGTTATCAAACCTTTTTAACTACTAATTTTGTTGATTTGTATGATTGTTTGCCATCTCAAAATTCTATACTTCTTCAAAAAGAGCATCACAAATCAAAAAGTGGTTAGTGAGTTAGTTATTCTTAGTTATTCTTGTAAGAGATTGAAGAGATTGTTTTTCAGCGaaaatatctcaaaataaaatatattgatgtatgagacggtttcatcGAAAGAAGTTCCACatatatgaattaaataaataattcatctcatacatattaatatattatgagTATATAGACTCTttgtttgaggtcgtctcatcaAGAAACGATCTCATACAATAGTAGCTCAAAAGACATAGACCAATATATACCTTCATAATCTTCAACgaggaaatatatatattaagtcgAAAAAACAACAGTATCTTTccatttatattacaaattttggacaTAAGAAAGAttgtttatctttattttatttttttagtaatgtttatggtccttatatattttccactaactcttttaacatttttatattgcttatggtCCTCAATGTATTCCACTGTCTTTAATAAaacattttattaatagttatgGACCCCatattttttatactaatatttttttaatatttttaatgcttatagtCC from Amaranthus tricolor cultivar Red isolate AtriRed21 chromosome 3, ASM2621246v1, whole genome shotgun sequence includes:
- the LOC130807426 gene encoding uncharacterized protein LOC130807426, whose product is MEDCNTLVSDCIIISCCCQCLILQFVLFVFVQLPRKLAKKTKQYAKRKLNRNRKNKTELNVDQIKPRRVDHDEDFVLMNEIHDWGSCNQEIERVLMELSLNGEFAFGSFWGRNSQLQNIKYYSENCKCKCNCSGSLTIQNHLQQFGSHVVDFYFIKVIKPF